In Paenibacillus phoenicis, one genomic interval encodes:
- a CDS encoding sensor histidine kinase has product MRLRPVRKFRKSLLTRYVLILGIAFVFIPVLIPVSFIAAWGVNVLLNPGHYVHESRPYGTGQEIETAWHQAAAELKGAQADAIDAKLREMKLLYPDAALYWVDTAGQTRLQLPEQESVPQQWSLEDTIAFMKQRVDADPFTVVAFIGGDEQAKQGFMVLELPRKFMVIQKGEQLSDIRFYGVFLAILLGAFVLLSYLFFSDIRKRLLRLEAGMTRPGPDGLPSPIEEGRPDEIGRLELAFNHMVFALKDSRQREREEEELRKSLISHLSHDLRTPLTVLGSHLYSLRQEPLSEQGRQSLALMETKISDLSGLMDHLLSYNLLSSGRYAMSLERLDILRIVRESAAAWYPVWEKNGITADIELPEQPIYWNVDAQGFRRVLDNLFQNLVRHAGSGRYAGIAVEQYEGTTALTISDHGPGMESVSASGGAGLGLQIVDLLLREMGLARATVSSEAGTKVYIYPMALL; this is encoded by the coding sequence ATGAGACTTCGTCCGGTGCGCAAGTTCCGTAAATCCCTGTTGACGAGATACGTCTTGATCTTGGGGATCGCCTTCGTGTTTATCCCTGTCCTGATTCCAGTCAGCTTTATTGCAGCCTGGGGGGTGAATGTCCTCCTAAACCCTGGCCATTATGTGCACGAGAGCCGTCCTTACGGTACCGGACAGGAGATTGAGACCGCTTGGCATCAAGCTGCTGCTGAGTTGAAGGGAGCTCAAGCCGATGCCATCGATGCGAAGCTCAGAGAGATGAAGCTGCTGTATCCTGATGCCGCGCTGTATTGGGTCGACACGGCTGGCCAAACCCGCCTGCAGCTGCCGGAGCAAGAGTCGGTGCCCCAGCAGTGGTCCTTGGAGGATACTATCGCCTTCATGAAGCAACGTGTGGACGCCGACCCTTTTACGGTTGTCGCTTTTATTGGCGGGGACGAACAAGCCAAGCAAGGCTTCATGGTGTTGGAGCTTCCGCGTAAATTTATGGTGATTCAAAAAGGGGAACAGCTTAGTGACATTCGTTTTTACGGGGTGTTTCTAGCGATTCTGCTGGGGGCGTTCGTCCTGCTCTCCTATCTGTTCTTTAGCGATATCCGCAAGCGGCTGCTGCGCCTGGAAGCCGGCATGACCCGCCCGGGTCCCGACGGGCTGCCGTCTCCCATCGAAGAAGGACGCCCGGACGAAATTGGCCGATTGGAGCTTGCTTTTAACCATATGGTGTTCGCACTGAAGGACAGCCGCCAGCGGGAGCGCGAGGAAGAGGAGCTGCGCAAGAGCCTGATCAGCCACCTATCCCATGACCTGCGGACGCCGTTAACCGTGCTGGGCAGCCATCTGTATTCGCTCCGTCAGGAACCCCTATCCGAACAGGGACGACAGTCCCTGGCTTTGATGGAGACGAAAATCAGCGATTTATCCGGACTGATGGATCATCTATTATCGTATAACCTGCTCTCCAGCGGACGGTATGCCATGTCTTTGGAGCGGCTGGATATCCTGCGGATCGTGCGGGAAAGCGCGGCCGCCTGGTACCCCGTCTGGGAGAAGAACGGGATTACGGCCGATATTGAGCTGCCGGAGCAGCCGATCTACTGGAACGTTGACGCCCAAGGGTTCCGCCGCGTACTCGATAACTTGTTCCAGAACCTGGTCCGCCATGCTGGATCGGGCCGTTATGCCGGGATTGCGGTAGAGCAATACGAAGGCACCACGGCTCTCACGATCAGCGACCACGGCCCTGGAATGGAGTCGGTTTCCGCTAGCGGAGGCGCGGGGCTTGGCCTGCAAATCGTCGACCTGCTGCTGCGGGAAATGGGTCTCGCACGGGCCACCGTATCGAGCGAAGCTGGAACGAAAGTTTATATTTATCCAATGGCGCTATTGTAA